The Pyrococcus horikoshii OT3 genome includes a window with the following:
- a CDS encoding V-type ATP synthase subunit H translates to MEEVLREIIKAERLAEERIEKAKEEAKKIVREAKEDARKIEEEIVKKAEMEAQKLIEEKKKEGEEEAKKILSSGEAEISEMLTKAKSEEKFEEAVSECLKIIRGI, encoded by the coding sequence ATGGAGGAAGTCCTTAGAGAGATTATTAAGGCTGAGAGGCTTGCTGAAGAGAGAATTGAAAAGGCAAAGGAAGAAGCTAAGAAGATCGTGAGAGAGGCAAAAGAAGATGCGAGAAAAATTGAGGAGGAGATAGTCAAGAAAGCAGAAATGGAAGCTCAAAAGCTTATAGAGGAGAAAAAGAAGGAAGGTGAGGAGGAAGCAAAGAAGATATTATCATCGGGAGAAGCTGAAATAAGCGAAATGTTAACTAAAGCTAAAAGCGAGGAAAAATTTGAGGAGGCCGTTTCAGAGTGCCTAAAAATTATAAGAGGGATTTAA
- a CDS encoding potassium channel family protein, whose amino-acid sequence MYIVIMGAGRIGTLVARMLESEGHDVAIIEMNRERAREISEYISGLVIEGDATDQKVLENANIKNANAFAALTGKDDANILACILAKHLNPNIMTILRITDPGKKKIFEDVKELKTYFDIVVSPEDIAANYIFRTLVTPGFNRVLLPREGAEIIQFQIDEDCEVAGKPVKELNLPKDSLIIAVYDEKGNLTIPSGDTIIPKKGQVIIFAKNSALQEVKKIMEKKKKEQ is encoded by the coding sequence ATGTACATAGTTATCATGGGAGCGGGGAGGATTGGAACCCTCGTGGCTAGGATGCTTGAAAGTGAAGGTCATGATGTTGCTATAATAGAGATGAACAGGGAAAGAGCGAGGGAAATATCCGAATATATATCAGGTCTCGTCATTGAGGGGGATGCAACCGACCAAAAAGTTCTAGAAAATGCAAATATAAAAAACGCTAATGCGTTTGCAGCTCTAACCGGAAAGGATGATGCGAACATTTTGGCGTGCATACTTGCAAAGCATTTAAATCCGAACATAATGACGATACTTAGGATAACGGATCCTGGGAAGAAGAAGATCTTTGAAGATGTTAAGGAGCTAAAGACTTACTTTGATATCGTCGTATCCCCAGAAGACATCGCTGCAAATTATATATTTAGAACGTTGGTAACTCCTGGATTCAATAGGGTTCTTTTACCTAGAGAGGGTGCGGAGATAATTCAGTTTCAAATAGATGAAGACTGTGAAGTTGCAGGTAAGCCTGTTAAGGAGCTAAATCTACCGAAAGACTCTTTAATAATCGCTGTTTATGATGAGAAAGGTAACTTAACGATACCTTCTGGTGACACCATCATTCCAAAGAAGGGACAAGTGATAATATTTGCCAAAAATTCTGCACTCCAGGAAGTAAAAAAGATTATGGAGAAAAAGAAGAAAGAGCAGTGA